One window of Sinorhizobium numidicum genomic DNA carries:
- the recN gene encoding DNA repair protein RecN, translated as MLAQLSIRDIVLIERLDLNFDAGLSVLTGETGAGKSILLDSLSLALGGRGDGSLVRHGEDKGQVTAVFDVPIAHTARLLLRENGIDDDGDLIFRRVQSADGRTKAFINDQPVSVQLMRQMGQTLVEIHGQHDDRALVDTDAHRALLDAFGGTTEAAVEVAALYRAWKDAERGLKKHRERVEAAAREADYLRSSVEELERLSPRDGEEDELAESRARMMKAERIAGDISEASEFLNGNTSPVPLIASLVRRLERKSHEAPGLLEETVELLDGALNQLSDAQMAVERALRNTEFDPKELERVEERLFALRAASRKYSVPVTELPALAVRMIADLADLDAGEEKLKQLEVQVAEARAAFDAAARSLSEKRHNTAEALSAAVMAELPALKLERARFMVEVASDPVSPTADGIDLVEFHVQTNPGTRPGPIMKVASGGELSRFLLALKVALADRGSAPTLVFDEIDTGVGGAVADAIGQRLKRLSGNVQVLSVTHAPQVAARAATHLLISKGPSAEKAETIATRVARMDDEARTEEIARMLAGASITEEARAAAARLLSGNG; from the coding sequence ATGCTCGCCCAGCTCTCGATCCGCGATATCGTCCTGATCGAACGGCTTGATCTCAATTTCGACGCTGGGCTCTCCGTGCTCACCGGCGAAACCGGCGCCGGCAAATCCATTCTTCTCGACAGCCTGTCCCTGGCGCTTGGCGGCCGGGGCGACGGCTCGCTTGTGCGGCACGGCGAAGACAAGGGGCAGGTGACTGCCGTTTTCGATGTTCCCATCGCTCATACGGCGCGGCTGCTGCTTCGCGAAAACGGCATCGACGACGACGGCGATTTGATCTTCCGCCGCGTGCAATCTGCCGACGGCCGCACCAAGGCCTTCATCAACGACCAGCCGGTCAGCGTGCAACTCATGCGGCAGATGGGCCAGACGCTCGTGGAAATCCATGGCCAGCACGACGACCGGGCGCTTGTCGATACGGACGCGCATCGGGCGCTGCTTGATGCCTTCGGTGGCACCACCGAGGCGGCAGTGGAGGTCGCGGCGCTCTATCGTGCCTGGAAGGACGCCGAACGCGGACTGAAGAAACATCGCGAGCGCGTCGAGGCGGCGGCGCGCGAAGCGGACTATCTGCGCTCCTCGGTCGAGGAACTGGAAAGGCTTTCGCCGCGCGACGGCGAGGAAGACGAACTGGCCGAAAGCCGGGCGCGGATGATGAAAGCCGAGCGCATCGCCGGCGACATCAGCGAGGCGTCCGAATTCCTGAACGGCAATACCTCGCCGGTACCGCTGATCGCCTCGTTGGTGCGGCGCCTCGAGCGCAAGAGCCATGAGGCGCCGGGCCTGCTCGAAGAGACCGTCGAGCTTCTGGACGGAGCGCTGAATCAGCTTTCCGACGCGCAAATGGCGGTGGAGCGGGCGCTGCGCAACACCGAGTTCGACCCGAAGGAACTGGAGCGCGTCGAGGAACGGCTGTTTGCGTTGCGCGCTGCCAGCCGCAAATATTCCGTGCCCGTCACCGAACTGCCGGCGCTTGCCGTGCGGATGATCGCCGATCTCGCCGACCTCGATGCCGGCGAGGAGAAGCTGAAGCAGCTTGAAGTGCAGGTTGCCGAGGCAAGAGCGGCCTTCGATGCCGCGGCGCGCTCGCTGTCGGAGAAGCGCCATAATACGGCAGAGGCGCTTTCGGCTGCCGTGATGGCGGAACTGCCTGCTTTGAAGCTCGAGCGCGCGCGCTTCATGGTCGAAGTCGCAAGCGATCCGGTCTCGCCGACGGCCGACGGCATCGATCTTGTCGAGTTCCACGTTCAGACCAACCCCGGCACGCGGCCCGGCCCGATCATGAAGGTCGCCTCCGGCGGTGAGCTTTCGCGCTTCCTCTTGGCACTAAAGGTGGCGCTTGCCGATCGCGGCTCGGCGCCAACGCTCGTTTTCGACGAAATCGACACCGGCGTCGGCGGCGCGGTGGCGGACGCGATCGGCCAGCGGCTGAAGCGGCTTTCCGGCAACGTCCAGGTGCTGTCCGTGACGCACGCGCCGCAGGTTGCCGCGCGCGCTGCGACGCATCTCCTGATCTCGAAAGGACCGTCGGCGGAAAAAGCCGAGACGATTGCGACCCGCGTCGCCCGCATGGACGATGAGGCGCGTACCGAAGAGATCGCCCGTATGCTCGCCGGCGCCTCGATCACCGAGGAGGCGAGGGCGGCGGCAGCACGACTGCTTTCCGGCAACGGCTGA
- a CDS encoding outer membrane protein assembly factor BamD, which translates to MVLAVSVDIKKSARVVTVVLATVVGSGLITACQNDPDIDITKLTVETDPPEVLYNQGLANLNAGKTTEAARKFEALDRQHPFSEYARKALVMNAFVAYRNGQYQDSINATSRYLNLYPQSEDAAYAQYIQGLAYTKQIPAVTQDQRPAMKAIEAMQAVIDKYPDSQYVDDAQSKIRFARDQLAGKEMQVGRYYLERKEYLAAVSRFRVVVEQYSNTNQVEEALARLVEAYYAMGVTSEAQTAAAVLGHNYPDSQWYADSFKLLQSGGFEPRESGGSWIARAGKRLIGA; encoded by the coding sequence ATGGTCCTTGCAGTTTCTGTTGATATAAAAAAATCAGCGCGCGTCGTTACGGTGGTTCTCGCGACTGTCGTCGGCAGCGGCCTGATCACGGCCTGCCAGAACGATCCGGATATCGACATCACCAAACTTACCGTCGAGACCGATCCGCCCGAGGTGCTCTACAACCAAGGCCTTGCCAATCTCAATGCCGGCAAGACGACGGAAGCTGCGCGCAAGTTCGAGGCGCTCGACCGGCAGCATCCGTTCTCCGAATACGCGCGCAAGGCGCTGGTGATGAACGCCTTCGTCGCCTACCGCAACGGCCAGTATCAGGACTCGATCAACGCCACCAGCCGCTATCTGAACCTCTATCCGCAATCGGAAGACGCGGCTTACGCGCAGTACATCCAGGGCCTTGCTTATACGAAGCAGATTCCGGCGGTGACGCAGGACCAGAGGCCGGCGATGAAAGCGATCGAAGCCATGCAGGCGGTCATCGATAAATATCCCGATTCGCAATATGTCGACGATGCCCAGTCCAAGATCCGCTTTGCCCGTGACCAACTCGCCGGCAAGGAGATGCAGGTCGGCCGTTACTATCTCGAGCGCAAGGAATATCTTGCCGCCGTTTCCCGTTTCCGCGTCGTCGTCGAGCAATACTCGAACACCAATCAGGTCGAGGAAGCGCTCGCCCGTCTCGTGGAAGCCTATTACGCCATGGGCGTGACCTCGGAGGCGCAGACCGCGGCGGCGGTGCTTGGGCACAACTATCCGGACAGCCAGTGGTATGCCGACTCCTTCAAGCTTCTGCAGTCGGGCGGGTTTGAGCCGCGCGAGAGCGGCGGCTCGTGGATCGCACGCGCGGGCAAGAGACTCATCGGCGCCTGA